Part of the Cellulomonas taurus genome, CTCGGGGCTCACGGTGTCGGTGGGCAGACCGCGGGGACCGGGCATGGTGGCGACCGCCTTCGCCGGGTACCCGGGTCCGGCGGTGCTCGGGCTGGGGGCCGCGTGGCTGCTGGGTCGGGGCTACGCGGTCGGGCTGCTCTGGCTGCTGCTGATCGCACTCGCGCTGCTGCTGGTGCAGATCCGGAACTGGTACGGGCTGTGGGCGGTGCTGGTCACCGGTGTGCTGCTGGTCGCGGTGAGCTGGTGGGGGACGGCGGCGGTGCAGGTGGGGGTCGCCTACGCGGTGACCTGGTTCCTGCTGCTCGGTGCGCCACGGGCGGTGCTGGAGATGCAGGCGGGGCGCCGACGGGGTGGGCGCGGCGCCGGAGGATCGGATGCCGACGTGCTGGCCCGGATCACGCCGTTGCCCGGCGGATTCTGGGTGGTCGCGCTGCTGATGGTGTGTCTGGCGGCGCTGGCGGTGGGCGGCTGGTGGCTGCTCACCGGCACGGTGCTGCCCTGACCGGACCGAGCCTCAGTCCACGGTGACGCAGGAGTCCAGCTGCCGGTCCATCGCGTCCGCCTCGGCCTGGGTGACCCACAGGCCGTAGGCGGCCTTCACCCGGATCTGCTGCACGACGTAGGCGCACCGGAAGCCGGTGCTGGGCGGCAGCCAGGTCGCGGCGTCACCGGCCCCCTTGGCCTGGTTGATCGGGCCGTCCACCGCGAGCAGGTTGGCCGGGTCGTTCGCGAACCGGGTGCGGGTCGCGGTGTCCCACTGCTGGGCGCCCTTCTGCCACGCGTCGGAGAGGGCGACCACGTGGTCGATCTGCACCCGGGCGCTGTCGGGTCCGCGCTCGAAGTCGATGGTGTCTCCGCCGTAGGGGTCGTCCAGCGTCCCGGTGAGGACCACGCAGTCGTGGGTGCCGTCCTCGAAGGTCAGGTCGGTGAGGTCGCGGGCCAGGATGTCGTTGCGGGTGTCGCAGCCGTTGTGGTCGACATCCGCCCACGCGGCGCCGAAGGCGTCCCGGCTGTACCCGGTGCTGGGTGCCCGGCCCTTGATCGCGAGCCCGGCGAGTTCCTGCTCCGCCCGGTGGAGGTCGGCGGCGGCGATCGGGAACCGCGCGGAGTCCTGATGCTCCTGCCAGGCGGGCACCCCGGCGCCGGCGGCGACCGCCACGACCAAGAGGAACAGCAGCCAGCCGAGGCGGGTTCGGGAACGGGCGGGCCGGGGACGCGGAGCACGGGTGGAGCGAGGCACCGGCGAACCCTGACACACGTCGCCCACATCCCCGTACGCGCATCCGGTCGGCGCACTCACCCCGCGCCCCCGCCAGGACCGGCGCGCGCCGACCGGCTCCGAGCGACGCGGGTCGACCGCTCGGGGTGCCCCCACACCGCATCTGCACCGCGACGGCCCAGGAGGCGCACCCGTGGCCGTATCCGCCTCCGTAGGGTCCTGGCCATGACACCACCGCCGCGCGGCCGCGCTGTTCGACAGCGGACCGCTGTGGCGCTGCTGCTCGTGGTCGGACTCGGACTCGCCGTCAGCCGCGTGCCCGGGGCCGGATTCGCCGGTGACGCGCTGTACGCGGTGATGGCGGTCGTGCTCGCCCGCTTGCTGCTGCCGGGCCGGTCGTGGCGCTGGCACGCGGCGCTGGGGTGGGGGTGGTGTGTGGCGGTGGAGTTCCTGCAGGCGACCGGGATCCCGGCGACGATCGCGGCCGCGGTCCCGGCCGCGCGCCTGGTGCTGGGCACCACCTTCGTCCCGGTGGACCTGGTGGCGTACACGGTGGGCGCTCTGGGGTGTGCCGCGGTCATCGTGCGGTCCTCCCGGTGGTCGTCGGTCCCGAGAGCGTGGCGGCGGTCAGCCGAGCAGGTCGACCCCCGGCACTGACAGCCTGGGGACGACGGCCGCTCGGCCGCACCGGTGGACAACGGCTCGATCGCTACCGCCGCGACCCCGCCCCGGTCACCGCAGCAGCCAGTCCGGTGTCCGCAGGTACCGCTCCGCGACCAGCACCGCCCCGTCGCCGACCGCTGCCCCGCGCCCCAGCAACTGGAGCTGCCGCATCACCACCAGCGCACACGCCACTTCGATGTCACCTCCGGTCAGGGGCCGGACCCGCTGGTACCCGGTCGCCCACGCCTGGGCGAGATCGGTCGCCGACCCCGACGCCGCGAGGCCCGACAGCGCCGCCGCGAGGTCGAACATGAACCAGCTGAACCCGCAGTTCTCGAAGTCGATCACCGCCACCCCGTCTGGCCAGAGCATCACCTTCTCCGGCCGCAGGTCGCCGTGCACCAGCCCCCAGGAGTCCGGTGCACGGGAGGCGTGGCGCAGCACGTCCAGCGCCTGCTGCTCGGCCCGCAGCAGCACCGGGTCCACCCCGTCCCGGCGCCAGTTGCCCCAGCGCGCGTCCGGGCCCACCAGATCGACGGTGTCCCAGGTCGGTCGGACGAAGTCGCGTGGCCGGTGGAAGCCGAGGGCGTGTTCGTGCATCCGGGCGGCGGTGCTGCCCAGCAGGGCGAGTGCGGCCAAGGGGTCTGCTGCCCGGTCCACCTCGTCGCGCAGCGAGTGGTCGCCCGCCCAGGTGGTGGTCAGGCACACCCAGTGCCGGTCGTCGTCGTCGGCGAGCAGTGCCACGTCCCGGCCGTCGCAGGGGGTGATCACGGCGGGCACGTGCACCACCCCGGCGGCGTCGAGGTCGGTCATCCAGGCGACCTCGGACTCGGCGACCGCGGTGTCCTCCATGTAGGGCGGCACCGAGATCCGGGTGACCGCCACCGGCTGCCCGTCGACCAGGATCAGGAAGCTGGCGTGCAGGTCGGCGGCGATCAGCCGGAGCCGGGTGCGTCCGGGCTCCCACCCCCAGGCCGCGCACAGTCCGTCCCGCAGCCAGCCCGGTGGTCGGCCTCGGGCGACCAGCCCGGCCACCGGTCCCGCCCGGTGTGGCACTCGCCCCGTCGTGGTGCTCATCGTCGACCCCCCGCTCGCCCGTCGGTTGCGCCGAGTGTCCGGACCGTGGGCCGGGATGGACAAGGCGCCGACGGCCGATTTCACGCAGGTGTTACCCCATCCCGGCGGGGTGACGCTGGGGAAACACGGTGGACGCACGCGCCCAACACGGGCGGTTCCGCGCGCGGACCCGAGGGGTGACGGTGGCGGCCGGTCGTGCCGCGCCGAGGACCGGGTGGCGGCCTGCGGGTCGGTGATGATGTGCGGCCCCGGTCGCCCCACCTACGCTGGCGCGGTGACCGCCCAGCACTCGTTCCGCGACCTGCCGCCGCACCGCCTCCGCGAGCACGTGATCACCGTCCCGGTCGACCACGCCGAGCCGTCCCGCTTCGGTAGCCTCCAGATCTTCGCCCGCGAGGTGGTGGACCCGGCCCGGGACAGCGAGGACCTGCCGCTGCTGCTGTTCCTGCAGGGTGGCCCCGGTGGCGCGAGCCCGCGGCCGGTCGCCGGGGGCTGGTGGAGCACCGCGCTGCGCACCCACCGGGTGGTGTTGCTGGACCAGCGGGGCACCGGCCGGTCGACCCGGGTGGACGGACGCACGGTGTCCGCGATGGACCCGGCCACCGCGGCGGAGTACCTGGCCTGTTTCCGGGCGGATGCGATCGTCGAGGACGCCGAGCTGCTCCGGCACCGGATCTACGGTGGACGGCGCTGGTCCACCCTGGGCCAGTCCTACGGCGGGTTCTGCACCCTGACGTATCTGTCCCGGCGCCCCGAGGCGCTGACCGCCTGCTACGTCACCGGCGGGCTGCCCGGCATCACCGCCACCGCCGAGGACGTGTACGCCCGCACCTTCACCCGCCAGCAGGCGCGCAATCGGGCGTTCGCCCGGCGCTACCCGGAGGACCAGCGGCTGATCGAGGCGCTCGCGGACCGGCTGGCCGGGGCCGACGTCCGGCTGCCGAACGGTGACCGGCTGCACGTGGAGCGGCTGCGCACGCTGGGGATGTCCTTCGGGATGAGCACCGGGGTGGACGCCCTGCACTGGGCGCTCGATCTGATCGACCTGGACCGGGACGGCATCCCCTCGCCCGCCTTCCTGCAGTGGCTGCAGACCGAGACCGGCTTCGACGGCAATCCGCTGTACCTGCCGTTGCAGGAGGTGATCTACCACCAGGGCGAGCGGGCGGGTGGCTGGGCGGCCGAGCAGGAGCGGGACCGACGACCGGAGTTCGACGCGACGGCGCGGCCGCTGGCGCTGACCGGCGAGGCGGCTTTCCCGTGGATGTTCCGGGACATCGCCGCGCTGCGACCGTTCCAGGGGGCGGCCGAGCTGCTCGCTGCCCGCACCGAATGGCCGACGCTGTACGACCCGGAACGGTTGGCGTCGAACGAGGTGCCGGTGGCGGCCGCGCAGTACCTCGACGACCCGTATGTCGACATCGAGCTCGCCCAGGACACCGCCGCCCGGGTCGGCAACACCCAGGTGTGGGCGACCAACGAGTACCTGCACGACGGGCTGCGGGTGGCCGGTGACGTGATCCTGCCCCGGCTGATCGACCTGGCCGCCGGTCGCTGGACGGTGACGGCCCCGTGAGCTGGAACGACGACGACACCCCGTGGCGGCAGTCCGAGCGGCAGCGCAAGGCCGACGACCTGCTGGAGGAGTGGGTCGGCGAACCGGCCGCCCCGCCGACCAGCGCCTACCCGGCCGAGTGGCAGCAACCGCCGCTGGATGCCGCACCCCCGAAGCGCCCCGGCCGTCGCCGTCGGCGCCAGGAGGCCCGGGAGCGGAGTGCGGCCGGGACCGCCGACCAGGCGGTGGTGGTCCGCGAGGTGCGTCGCCCGCGCCAGGAGTTCCCGCTGCCGCCGGACGGCCCGCGGACGACCACCCGGGAACCGCGGGCCGGTTCGACGCCCCGACGGGCGACCCGCCCGACCACGCGGCGGTCCCCGGCCCGTCGGTCCCGGGGTTCCTGGGTCGGTGGCCTGATCGGCTTCGGCGTGGTGCTCGTGATCGCCATCGGCGGCGCGATCTCGAACTCCTCCGGTGGCGGTGGCGGCGGCGGGTCCAGCGACATCGCCGACATGGGGAACGACCTCTCGCCCTACGGTCTGCCGATCGAGCTCACCGACCTCGGCACCCTGCCCGCCGACCACGTCTTCACCTTCCAGGGCGACCCGGACCTCTGGGACTCCGCGGTCGACGGCTGGCGCACCCCTGGCGAGATGCTCCGGGTCTACCTCGACCCCGCGCTGACCGTCCCCGCACCGGACGCCTGGGTGGGCCGGTACTACGAGGACGACACCGACTCGACGCTGCAGGTGTCCCCCTCCTACGACACCGTGCTCACCGAGTCCGGCAGTGACGTGCAGATGGACCTCGCGGTGGGCGAGCGATGGGGGGCGGCGGCCGAGTACTACCTGGTGCAGCTCGCGGACCTGACCACCGGCGAACCCCTCGACACCCTCCCGGTGCAGCGCTTCACCGTCGACGACCAGCGACCCCGGCCCGTGGTGACCAGCGCGGTCGACGACCAGGGCGTGCTGCACCTGGACTGGGAGCGGGTGGACGGCGCGGTGCGCTACGACGTGCTCGACCCGGCCGCCGGCTTCCGGTCGCTCGGCCAGGCACCCGACCTGAGCTGGACCTCCGACCTGGACGACACCGACGACGGCTACCGGCAGAACGAATCGCTGAGCTGGTTGAGCGGCATCTCCGAGGACGCCCTGCAAGGCGCGCCGGATACCACCGGCGCACGGGAGGTCGGCGGCCTCGCGGTGTCGGCGGTGTTGCAGGGCGGCCGGGTCGCGGTCACCCCGGTGGACTCGTCGCTGCTGTCCCGGGTGCCCGCCCGGCAGGCGTCGACGGCGTGGAGCCAGGAGGACCTCTACGGCACCTTCGACGCCGCCGAGCTGCCCGGCGCCCTGCCCTACGAGATGGCGGACGGATCGACCGCGCTGCTCCCGGTGACCTACGAGACGAACAGCATCGCGGAGATCTACAGCGGCATCTACGCGGTCCGGTACACCGTGCACGGCGCGCGGAGCACCGGCGCCGACCCGCTGCGGGTGAGCGCCACCAGCCTGAACGACGCCCAGCGCCTGGTCGGGCAACGGAACACCGCCCTGGACGCGGAGCGTGACCCGAACGGGCCGCCGACCCCGTACACGTACTGAGCGCGCCACGTCCGAGGGTCGCGGGGCCGCACCCGTGGGGCAGGTGCGGCCCACCGACCTCACCCGTGGGGCAGCCACACCCGCATCGTCGACGGCCCCCGGTTGCCCCACGCCTGATACGGCACCAGCGCCACGTCGCGCACCTCGCCCGGCGTGGTCTCGGCGGTCGCCCCGTACGGCCAGTCGCGCGCGGGCACCTGGTCCACCCGAGCCCGCACCAGCACCCGGCCGTCGGCGTCCCGCCGTGGGGAGTCAGCCGTGACCCGTGCGGTCGCCACGTCGGCACCGAGGTCGACGCTCTCCAGCGCGTAGACCAGCGGACCTGCCTCCACGGCGACCTGACCGCGCACCGCGTCCACCCGGGGGTCGGCGACCGTGAACCGGGGGTCCACCGGCAGGTCGAGGGTGACGGTCTCACCGGCGCGGGGTCCGGGGACGGTGCTGTACCCGGGGTCGACACCGAGTTGGGTGCCGTCGGCTCGGGTGAGGACCGCGCCGACGGCCCAGGACGGCACCCGGAGGGTGAGGGACCAGGCGTCGGGCGCGCTGACCGCCGACACCTCGATCCGGCCGTCGAGCGGGTAGCCGGTGGCGACGGTCAGGTGCAGGTCACCGGTGCGGATCGTGGCCGGTGCGTACTGGTGCAGCTGGATCCCGTGGTCGTCGGCGGTGGCGAGGTAGCTGCTGAGGGTGGCGACGGTCCGGGTGACGTTGGTCGGGCAGCAGGAGACGTGGAACCAGGGGGCGCGCAGCGAGGACGACGCGCGGGGGCTGGCGACGTCGGGGTCCGGCACGTCACCGGGCAGGCGCTGCTGCAGCGGGTTGGTGTAGAAGAACGCGGTGCCCTCGGCCGACGGCGACGCGGCGAGCACGTTGAACAGGGTGCGTTCGACGGCGTCGGCATGCCGGGGGTCGGCGGTCTGCAGCAGCAGGCGGTGGTTGGTCATCACCGAGGCGATTCCGGCGCAGGTCTCGGAGTACGACCGGTCCGGCGGCAGCTCCCAGTCCTGGCCGAAGGACTCGCCCTCGTGGTGGGCGCCCATGCCACCGGTCAGGTAGGTGCGCCGCGCCAGGGTGGTACGCACCTGGCGGGTGACGGCGTCCAGCAGCTCCTGGTCATCGTCCTCGACGGCCAGGTCGGCGGCGCCGGAGGCCAGGTACAGCGCCCGCACCGCGTGACCGCGCAGGACCGTGGCCTCCCGGACCGGCTCGTCGTCCTGGAAGTAGGCCCGGCCGAACTCGATGTCCGCCAGCACCCCGTGCCCGCGCCGGTCGACGAACTGGCGCGCCTGGTCCAGGTAACGCCGCTCGCCGGTGACCCGGAACAGTTCGACCAGGGCGACCTCGATCTCCGGGTGGCCGCAGACCCGCTGGTCGCCGTCGGGGCCGAACACCCCGCACACGTGGTCGGCAACCCGGAGGACCACCCGCACCAGCGGATCGGCCGACCAGTCGTCGACGGTCCGCGCCCGGGCCACCCCCGCCTGGATCAGGTGGCCGGCGCAGTAGAGCTCATGGCCCCACTCCAGGTCGGACCACCGTTCACCCTGGCCGGGCCGGCCGAACATGGTGTTGAGGTAGCCGTCCGGCTCCTGCGCGGCGGCGATCCGGGCGGTGAGGGCGAGCAGCCGGGACTCCAGCTCCGGGTCGCCGGTGCGTCCGACCTCCCAGGCCATCGCCTCCAGCAGCTTGTAGATCTCCGAGTCGGAGAACTCCCGGCCTCGGCGGTCGGCGGGCAGTCGTCCGTCGACCGCGGCGTCGAAGTTCCCGGACCAGCCGAGGGTCTCGATCCAGCGCTCGCAGTGGTCGATCATCGTGCGGGCGTTGCGGTCCTGGAGGTCGGCCCAGAAGCCACCGGTGATCCGGACCTGGTCGAGGCCGAGCGGCTGCCACCGGGCGCGGGACGGGACGACGGGGCGACCGCTCTGGGCGGTGGGGGACAGGCTCATGGGGAACTCCCGGTTCACTTGACCGCGCCGACGGTGAGGCCGTCGCGCAGCAGTCGGTAACTGGCGGAGAAGACGATCAGGATCGGGATCGAGGTGAGCACGGCGAGGGCCATCAGGCCGGGCCAGTTGATCCCGAAGGCGCTGACCTGCTGGGCGAGGAGCGCCGACAGCGGGTACTTGCCGGGGGTGAGGTAGAAGTTCACCGCGTACAGGAACTCGCCCCAGGCCAGCAGGAAGGTCAGGGTGCCGACGGTGGCGACACCGTTGCGGGCGACCGGCAGTACCACCGACGCGAAGGTGCGCAGCATCCCGGCGCCGTCGATGGACGCCGCCTCCTCCAGCTGCGGCGGCACCGCGCGGAAGAACGGGCGCAGCAGCAGGGTGGCGAAGGGGGTGAGCAGGGCGGTGTCGGCCAGGATCACCGAGGCCGTGGTGTCCAGCAGCCGCCAGCCGCTGAACGTCTGGAACAGCGGGATGACCGTGGCGGTCTGCGGCATCATCTGCAGCACGATCAGCAGGCCGAGTCCGACGGTGGGCAGCCAGCCCCGGGTGCGGGCCAGGCCGTAGGCCGCCGGGATCGCGATCAGCAGCACCAGGATGGCTGTGCAGCTGGCGATGATCACCGATTGACCCAGCGCCTGGAACAGGGTGGCGTCCATGGCCTCCACGTAGGCGGTGGTGACCGGGCGGAACAGGAACGTCCGGGACGGGTCGAAGACGTCGCCGCTGGCCTTGAAGCTGGTCAGCACGATCCACAGGATCGGGATGCCGTACATGGCGGTGAGCAGGATCTTGCCCAGCACCGCCACCAGGCCTGCCTTGGGGGTCACGAGTCCGCCTCCTCACGTCGGATCGAGCGGGCGTAGAGCACTGCCAGGACCAGGACGCCGACCACGGCGACCACCG contains:
- a CDS encoding M50 family metallopeptidase, translating into MTDLLAEIWRRATTVQPTADPAVVLGTLAVVLVALLLPRAWHLTRHLLTIVHEASHALVAVLSGRRLAGVRLHSDTSGLTVSVGRPRGPGMVATAFAGYPGPAVLGLGAAWLLGRGYAVGLLWLLLIALALLLVQIRNWYGLWAVLVTGVLLVAVSWWGTAAVQVGVAYAVTWFLLLGAPRAVLEMQAGRRRGGRGAGGSDADVLARITPLPGGFWVVALLMVCLAALAVGGWWLLTGTVLP
- a CDS encoding HNH endonuclease family protein; this translates as MPRSTRAPRPRPARSRTRLGWLLFLLVVAVAAGAGVPAWQEHQDSARFPIAAADLHRAEQELAGLAIKGRAPSTGYSRDAFGAAWADVDHNGCDTRNDILARDLTDLTFEDGTHDCVVLTGTLDDPYGGDTIDFERGPDSARVQIDHVVALSDAWQKGAQQWDTATRTRFANDPANLLAVDGPINQAKGAGDAATWLPPSTGFRCAYVVQQIRVKAAYGLWVTQAEADAMDRQLDSCVTVD
- a CDS encoding DUF2809 domain-containing protein produces the protein MALLLVVGLGLAVSRVPGAGFAGDALYAVMAVVLARLLLPGRSWRWHAALGWGWCVAVEFLQATGIPATIAAAVPAARLVLGTTFVPVDLVAYTVGALGCAAVIVRSSRWSSVPRAWRRSAEQVDPRH
- a CDS encoding phosphotransferase enzyme family protein codes for the protein MSTTTGRVPHRAGPVAGLVARGRPPGWLRDGLCAAWGWEPGRTRLRLIAADLHASFLILVDGQPVAVTRISVPPYMEDTAVAESEVAWMTDLDAAGVVHVPAVITPCDGRDVALLADDDDRHWVCLTTTWAGDHSLRDEVDRAADPLAALALLGSTAARMHEHALGFHRPRDFVRPTWDTVDLVGPDARWGNWRRDGVDPVLLRAEQQALDVLRHASRAPDSWGLVHGDLRPEKVMLWPDGVAVIDFENCGFSWFMFDLAAALSGLAASGSATDLAQAWATGYQRVRPLTGGDIEVACALVVMRQLQLLGRGAAVGDGAVLVAERYLRTPDWLLR
- a CDS encoding alpha/beta fold hydrolase yields the protein MTAQHSFRDLPPHRLREHVITVPVDHAEPSRFGSLQIFAREVVDPARDSEDLPLLLFLQGGPGGASPRPVAGGWWSTALRTHRVVLLDQRGTGRSTRVDGRTVSAMDPATAAEYLACFRADAIVEDAELLRHRIYGGRRWSTLGQSYGGFCTLTYLSRRPEALTACYVTGGLPGITATAEDVYARTFTRQQARNRAFARRYPEDQRLIEALADRLAGADVRLPNGDRLHVERLRTLGMSFGMSTGVDALHWALDLIDLDRDGIPSPAFLQWLQTETGFDGNPLYLPLQEVIYHQGERAGGWAAEQERDRRPEFDATARPLALTGEAAFPWMFRDIAALRPFQGAAELLAARTEWPTLYDPERLASNEVPVAAAQYLDDPYVDIELAQDTAARVGNTQVWATNEYLHDGLRVAGDVILPRLIDLAAGRWTVTAP
- a CDS encoding glycoside hydrolase family 127 protein, whose product is MSLSPTAQSGRPVVPSRARWQPLGLDQVRITGGFWADLQDRNARTMIDHCERWIETLGWSGNFDAAVDGRLPADRRGREFSDSEIYKLLEAMAWEVGRTGDPELESRLLALTARIAAAQEPDGYLNTMFGRPGQGERWSDLEWGHELYCAGHLIQAGVARARTVDDWSADPLVRVVLRVADHVCGVFGPDGDQRVCGHPEIEVALVELFRVTGERRYLDQARQFVDRRGHGVLADIEFGRAYFQDDEPVREATVLRGHAVRALYLASGAADLAVEDDDQELLDAVTRQVRTTLARRTYLTGGMGAHHEGESFGQDWELPPDRSYSETCAGIASVMTNHRLLLQTADPRHADAVERTLFNVLAASPSAEGTAFFYTNPLQQRLPGDVPDPDVASPRASSSLRAPWFHVSCCPTNVTRTVATLSSYLATADDHGIQLHQYAPATIRTGDLHLTVATGYPLDGRIEVSAVSAPDAWSLTLRVPSWAVGAVLTRADGTQLGVDPGYSTVPGPRAGETVTLDLPVDPRFTVADPRVDAVRGQVAVEAGPLVYALESVDLGADVATARVTADSPRRDADGRVLVRARVDQVPARDWPYGATAETTPGEVRDVALVPYQAWGNRGPSTMRVWLPHG
- a CDS encoding carbohydrate ABC transporter permease; this translates as MTPKAGLVAVLGKILLTAMYGIPILWIVLTSFKASGDVFDPSRTFLFRPVTTAYVEAMDATLFQALGQSVIIASCTAILVLLIAIPAAYGLARTRGWLPTVGLGLLIVLQMMPQTATVIPLFQTFSGWRLLDTTASVILADTALLTPFATLLLRPFFRAVPPQLEEAASIDGAGMLRTFASVVLPVARNGVATVGTLTFLLAWGEFLYAVNFYLTPGKYPLSALLAQQVSAFGINWPGLMALAVLTSIPILIVFSASYRLLRDGLTVGAVK